In a genomic window of Drosophila takahashii strain IR98-3 E-12201 chromosome 3L, DtakHiC1v2, whole genome shotgun sequence:
- the LOC108054147 gene encoding aminopeptidase Q — protein sequence MLLRIVLLYLSLSPGKVAESSVTPLRYNLTILTHLGNGVQKEYEGIVSIDIKAMKASKYIYLNARDLNMYLEKTYVTRWVTGHYINAVEIKKTPNKSGEIQVILRLPLRIGETYTLYMFFTGGLTRPKKFGYFSGNYERTPQIFYALTRFEPDYAHTVFPCFDSPLYRTPFNLTMVHHKQYTALSNMPATGQTPHDEIDDYVWTTFMGTPPLATYQVMWALHRLDKVSSSLTKTGENVTVWARWQLKEKLANVANMTPELLTNYETLFAQPLPSGPDWGGKFDQLVIPGYAKVYSGKGLMVLGEDEVDPNETTLVSLKELLAEQLASQWNGLLVSASDWDGGYVRDGINKYLALQALAMPNKGEYNKTHLLTTRLDVLSYDSLLESKAIAVDARENGHDKFRKHKMCLITHMIRLAIGDKGFFEGLQEFVQRYANSSASIKQLWEDLQRAARRTHQLPVGVALTTVMESWLRQPGYPALSVLRDDKTHKVTVTQSRYFQRKMTIASKDCWWLPVIYISKKVSLAQVEWLGCQNKKAEILTLNNVVEPQEWLLFNVDAAAPLRVLYDLSNWRLITEALLQNFTQIPELSRAQLVDDALNLAWSGQLPYSVALSVVKYLPNETSIAVWQTALTNLEKLQDVMRITTGYRIFKLFMRKLIEPSFKETLKKFATTARTSPYIPTPLPKLSVPTILYRLACQFEINECLTDAQKRFATAMEQKNISSIPVELQETVLCKGIRNGLEDHWQIVRDMFLNATEIKEKGILLNSLTCTTEYWAMQKLLNWAFDDEKVPKALTVDLFTAVMHTYLGFYVGNQFLFDNLGEVLRRYTANEVKAILNPFIKAVTTKEELASLQDLFKKTMTSSMTSGINSMLEPASDRVNWRKYNYFDFLNAIRNITLKKEVSSLWNSA from the exons ATGTTGCTGCGAATAGTCCTCTTATATTTGAGTTTGTCACCGGGAAAAGTCGCTGAATCCTCGGTGACGCCGTTGCGTTATAATCTGACGATCCTCACGCACCTGGGGAACGGTGTCCAGAAGGAATATGAGGGAATCGTTTCCATCGACATAAAAGCGATGAAAGCctcgaaatatatttatcttaaCGCCCGCGACCTAAACATGTACTTGGAGAAAACATATGTGACGCGATGGGTTACCGGTCATTATATCAATGCAGTCGAGATAAAGAAAACTCCGAATAAATCCGGCGAAATTCAAGTAATTCTCAGACTACCTCTGAGAATCGGAGAGACATACACGCTGTACATGTTCTTTACTGGCGGTTTAACTAGGCCGAAGAAGTTCGGCTACTTTTCGGGAAATTACGAAAGAACGCCGCAAATCTTTTATGCACTAACGCGCTTCGAGCCGGACTACGCACACACCGTGTTTCCCTGCTTCGATAGCCCACTCTACAGGACACCTTTCAACCTAACCATGGTGCACCACAAGCAATATACTGCACTCAGCAATATGCCCGCCACAGGACAGACACCGCA CGATGAGATTGACGACTATGTGTGGACGACCTTCATGGGAACACCGCCGCTGGCTACCTACCAGGTCATGTGGGCTCTGCACCGCCTTGACAAAGTTTCCAGTAGCCTCACCAAAACGGGAGAGAACGTCACCGTTTGGGCGCGTTGGCAATTGAAGGAAAAGCTGGCCAATGTAGCGAATATGACGCCCGAGCTGCTCACCAACTACGAGACTTTGTTCGCCCAGCCATTGCCAAGTGGACCGGATTGGGGTGGCAAGTTCGATCAACTGGTTATTCCGGGCTATGCCAAAGTGTATAGTGGCAAAGGTCTCATGGTGCTGGGAGAGGATGAAGTGGATCCCAACGAGACGACGCTCGTTAGTCTCAAGGAATTGCTGGCGGAGCAGTTGGCCAGCCAGTGGAACGGACTACTGGTGAGCGCATCCGACTGGGATGGAGGATACGTGCGCGACGGCATCAACAAATATCTGGCATTGCAGGCGCTGGCCATGCCGAACAAGGGGGAGTATAACAAGACCCACCTGCTGACCACCCGCCTGGATGTCTTGAGCTATGATTCGCTGCTCGAATCGAAGGCCATTGCAGTCGATGCGAGGGAAAACGGACACGATAAGTTTCGCAAGCACAAGATGTGCCTGATCACGCACATGATAAGATTGGCCATCGGCGATAAGGGGTTCTTTGAGGGATTGCAGGAATTCGTCCAGCGGTACGCCAATTCCTCCGCTTCAATCAAGCAGCTTTGGGAGGATTTGCAACGAGCGGCACGCCGAACTCACCAGCTGCCCGTCGGCGTGGCCTTGACCACTGTCATGGAGTCGTGGCTTAGGCAACCAGGATACCCTGCACTCTCCGTTCTGCGCGACGACAAGACTCACAAGGTGACCGTAACGCAGAGCCGCTACTTTCAGAGAAAAATGACCATCGCATCGAAAGACTGCTGGTGGCTGCCGGTGATCTATATCTCCAAGAAGGTATCGCTTGCTCAGGTGGAGTGGCTTGGCTGTCAGAATAAGAAAGCGGAAATCTTGACTCTAAACAACGTCGTTGAACCGCAGGAGTGGCTGCTGTTTAATGTGGATGCCGCAGCACCTCTTCGTGTTCTCTACGATCTTTCTAACTGGCGGCTGATTACTGAGGCACTGCTGCAGAACTTCACCCAGATCCCGGAGCTCAGCCGAGCCCAGTTGGTGGATGATGCCCTCAACCTCGCCTGGTCGGGTCAACTACCCTATAGCGTTGCCCTAAGCGTTGTCAAGTATCTTCCAAATGAGACCAGCATTGCTGTTTGGCAAACGGCTCTTACTAATTTAGAAAAGTTGCAGGATGTCATGAGAATAACTACAGGATATAGGATATTTAAG CTCTTCATGCGCAAACTCATTGAGCCTTCGTTtaaggaaacgttaaaaaagtttgcaacgacAGCCAGGACAAGTCCTTATATTCCGACACCGCTACCGAAACTATCCGTGCCGACGATCCTGTACCGGCTGGCGTGTCAGTTCGAAATCAATGAATGCCTGACGGATGCACAGAAGCGATTTGCGACGGCGATGGAACAGAAAAACATATCCTCCATACCGGTGGAATTGCAAGAAACCGTACTGTGCAAGGGCATCCGCAACGGATTGGAAGATCACTGGCAAATAGTGCGTGATATGTTCCTCAATGCCACTGAAATTAAGGAGAAGGGAATCCTCCTTAACTCACTCACCTGCACTACGGAGTATTGGGCGATGCAAAAGTTGCTCAATTGGGCCTTCGACGACGAAAAGGTGCCAAAAGCGCTGACAGTTGATCTCTTTACCGCCGTTATGCACACCTACCTGGGTTTCTATGTGGGCAATCAGTTTCTGTTCGACAACTTGGGGGAAGTCCTGCGACG CTACACTGCCAACGAGGTCAAGGCGATCCTGAATCCCTTTATTAAAGCAGTGACCACCAAGGAGGAGCTGGCGTCGCTACAAGACCTTTTCAAAAAGACAATGACATCATCGATGACCTCCGGTATTAATTCCATGCTGGAGCCTGCGTCTGACAGGGTGAATTGGCGGAAGTATAACTATTTTGATTTCCTTAATGCCATTCgaaatattactttaaaaaaagaagtCTCTTCTTTATGGAATTCAGCTTAA
- the Polr3H gene encoding DNA-directed RNA polymerase III subunit RPC8, whose translation MFVLAELKDNVRIAPDQFHLKLVDAVRDEIDRKLANKVLLNVGLCMALKDIVSLKDSIILPGDGASHTEVLFRYVVFRPMVGTVITGKIRNCSREGVHVTLGFFDDILIPHAALQHPSRFDEAEQAWVWEYPLEDGAKHDLFMDVGEPIKFRVSREIFEETSPIGPPKAEAQSQQGPGTSSAAASASSQETKTPYRIIGAINESGLGVLSWWDQQGKDEDQDEEEDDEYDNDEDGEGACEE comes from the exons ATGTTCGTGCTGGCGGAGCTGAAGGACAATGTGCGAATTGCGCCGGACCAGTTCCACCTGAAGTTGGTGGACGCCGTGCGCGACGAGATCGACCGCAAGCTGGCCAACAAG GTCCTGCTCAACGTGGGCCTGTGCATGGCTCTGAAGGATATAGTTTCCCTGAAGGACTCCATCATCCTGCCGGGCGACGGAGCCTCGCACACGGAGGTGCTCTTCCGGTATGTGGTATTCCGGCCGATGGTGGGCACCGTGATCACCGGAAAGATACGGAACTGCAGCCGGGAAGGCGTCCACGTGACCCTGGGCTTCTTCGACGACATCCTCATCCCACATGCCGCCCTGCAGCATCCCTCCCGCTTCGATGAGGCCGAACAGGCGTGGGTCTGGGAATATCCACTGGAGGACGGCGCCAAGCACGATCTCTTCATGGATGTGGGCGAGCCCATCAAGTTCCGCGTCTCACGGGAGATCTTCGAGGAGACGTCGCCCATCGGACCGCCCAAGGCGGAGGCTCAGTCGCAGCAGGGACCCGGCACATCCTCGGCAGCCGCATCTGCCTCCTCCCAGGAAACCAAAACCCCTTACAGGATTATT GGTGCCATTAACGAATCCGGCCTGGGCGTGCTCTCCTGGTGGGATCAGCAGGGCAAGGATGAGGatcaggacgaggaggaggacgatgaGTACGACAACGACGAGGATGGCGAAGGCGCCTGCGAGGAATAA
- the RIOK1 gene encoding serine/threonine-protein kinase RIO1 produces the protein MNDDRHKYSDAEEDEEDLRNSEWVNDFKTLTVKHEIFKDIKLTPKEASDDLAQVIELANEEEEPEEEDYDDEDYDDVGDDYDAYEEAYTGFNKAHVQPQLTNASGGGGTGGGSGGGGSQRVSSYQPNDKLLRRYSARINVEKYDPTTNMSAQAANRLVNFDRRERTQVRDKHDRATAEQVMDPRTRMILFKLLNRGLIQEINGCISTGKEANVYHAVSKNGDEEFAIKIYKTSILVFKDRDKYVSGEFRFRHGYCKHNPRKMVRTWAEKEMRNYLRMRNAGVPVPEPILLRSHVLVMRFCGRDGWPAPKLKDVELSTSKARELYRDCVVIMWRIYNQCRLVHADLSEFNILLQDGQLVIIDVSQSVEHDHPHSFDFLRKDCTNISEFFRKRAVATMTVKELFDFITDQTITAENMEECLERISERIKDRDFDAISAQEKIDEAVWQNTYIPKRLDEVRHFERDVAKAKQGVQQNLIYGKITGLTSDLDVQQQPDVLESTKGNNGEGSDAHTSESEDENSQDNDNDDDATRFKNSARPREESPESKKARKKAVKDAKAEQRKVKVKKHVKKRKEKMGSMKK, from the exons ATGAACGACGATCGGCACAAATACAGCGACgccgaggaggacgaggaagaCCTGCGGAAT TCCGAGTGGGTAAACGACTTCAAGACCCTCACAGTGAAGCACGAGATCTTCAAGGACATAAAGCTGACGCCCAAGGAGGCCAGCGATGACCTGGCTCAAGTCATAGAACTGGccaacgaggaggaggagccggaggaggaggattacGATGACGAGGACTACGACGATGTGGGCGATGACTACGATGCGTACGAGGAGGCCTACACGGGCTTCAACAAGGCGCATGTCCAGCCGCAGCTGACCAACGCcagtggcggcggcggcacagGAGGAGGTTCCGGCGGAGGCGGCTCGCAGCGCGTCAGCAGCTACCAACCCAATGATAAGCTGCTGCGCCGCTACTCCGCCCGCATCAACGTAGAGAAGTACGATCCCACCACCAACATGAGCGCCCAGGCCGCCAACCGGCTGGTGAACTTCGATCGGCGGGAGAGGACGCAGGTGCGCGACAAGCACGACAGGGCCACCGCCGAGCAGGTGATGGATCCTCGCACCCGGATGATTCTCTTCAAGCTGCTCAATCGCGGTCTCATACAGGAAATCAACGGCTGCATCTCCACGGGCAAGGAGGCGAACGTCTACCATGCCGTTTCCAAGAACGGCGACGAGGAGTTCGCCATCAAGATCTACAAGACATCCATTCTGGTGTTCAAGGACCGCGACAAGTATGTGTCCGGCGAATTCCGCTTCCGGCACGGCTACTGCAAGCATAATCCGCGCAAAATGGTGCGCACCTGGGCGGAGAAGGAGATGCGCAACTACCTGCGAATGCGCAATGCCGGCGTCCCAGTCCCGGAGCCGATCCTGCTGCGTTCGCACGTCCTGGTCATGCGCTTCTGCGGCCGCGACGGTTGGCCGGCGCCCAAGTTAAAGGACGTCGAGCTGAGCACCTCGAAGGCGCGCGAGTTGTACAGGGACTGCGTGGTCATCATGTGGCGCATCTACAACCAGTGTCGCCTGGTGCACGCCGATCTGTCGGAGTTCAACATCCTGCTGCAGGACGGCCAGCTGGTGATCATCGACGTCAGCCAGTCGGTGGAGCACGATCATCCGCATTCCTTCGACTTTCTGCGCAAGGACTGCACCAACATATCCGAGTTTTTCCGCAAGCGGGCGGTGGCCACGATGACCGTGAAGGAGCTGTTCGACTTCATCACTGACCAGACCATCACTGCGGAGAACATGGAGGAGTGCCTGGAACGCATCTCGGAGCGGATCAAGGACCGTGACTTTGACGCCATCTCGGCGCAGGAGAAGATCGACGAGGCCGTGTGGCAGAACACCTACATTCCCAAGCGACTGGATGAG GTGCGTCACTTTGAGCGGGATGTGGCCAAGGCCAAGCAGGGTGTGCAGCAAAATCTCATCTACGGCAAGATCACAGGTCTCACATCAGATCTGGatgtgcagcagcagccagaCGTGCTTGAGTCTACAAAAGGCAATAACGGGGAGGGTAGTGACGCCCATACGAGCGAAAGCGAAGACGAAAATTCTCAGGATaacgacaacgacgacgatgctactcgatttaaaaattctgCAAGACCGCGAGAGGAGTCTCCGGAAAGTAAAAAGGCTCGCAAGAAGGCCGTAAAAGATGCGAAAGCCGAGCAGCGCAAAGTCAAAGTGAAAAAGCACGTGAAGAAGCGCAAGGAGAAAATGGGCAGCATGAAGAAGTAG